The following DNA comes from Caulobacter mirabilis.
CCCACGGCGCCTTCGGAGCCCTGGCCCACGGCATCGGCACCAGCGAGATCGAACACGTCCTGGCCAGCCAGACCCTGCGCCAGAAGAAGTCGAGGAACATGCGGGTCCGCATCGAAGGCCAGCCCGGCTTCGGCGTGACGGCCAAGGACATCGCCCTGGCGGTGGTGGCGGCCTGCGGCGGCGACGCCGGCGTCGGCCATGTCGTCGAATACGCCGGCGAGGCGGTCGAGGGCCTGTCGATGGAGGGCCGCATGACCCTCTGCAACATGACCATCGAGGCCGGCGCGCGCGCGGGCCTGGTCGCCCCGGACGAGACCACCTTCGCCTACCTGAAGGGCCGCCCCGGCGCTCCGACCGGCGTCGCCTGGACCGAGGCCGTCGCCCGTTGGCGAACGCTGCGCAGCGACCCGGACGCGCGTTTCGATCGCGAGATCGTCGTCGACGCCGCCGCGATCGCGCCGCTGGTCAGCTGGGGCACACGGCCCGATCAGTCCGTCGCCGTGACTGAGGTCGTGCCCGACCCGGCCGCCCTGCGCGACGGCGAGCAGCGCATGGCCGCCGAACGCGCCCTGACCTACATGGGCCTGCGTCCCGGCATGGCGATGGATGGCCTGACGATCGACCGGGTGTTCATCGGCAGCTGCACCAACAGCCGCATCGAGGACCTGCGCGCCGCCGCCGAAGTGATCGGCCTGGCCGGCGGACGCGTCGCCGAGGGGATCCGAGCCCTGGTCGTGCCAGGCTCGGGCCTGGTCAAGCAGCAGGCCGAGGCCGAGGGCCTGGACCAGGTGTTCAAGGCCGCCGGCTTCGAATGGCGCGAGCCGGGCTGCTCGATGTGCGTCGGCATGAATCCGGACAAACTCGGCCCCGGCGAACGCTGCGCCTCGACCAGCAACCGCAACTTCGAGGGGCGCCAGGGTCGGGGAGGCCGAACCCATCTGATGAGCCCGGCGATGGCCGCCGCCGCCGCCCTGGCCGGCCGCATCGTCGACGTCCGTCGCTACCTCGCCTCGCCCGCCAGCCTCGCTTCATAGGCGCTGATCCGATCCTCATGACGCAGGCTGCGGATGATCTCGTCCGCGCCGGTCAGCAGCGCCTCACGATCGGGCGCGGCGATCTCGAAGACGACCACCTCGCCGTCCGGCAGCGTGATCCGCCGCTGCTCCAGGTCGACGGCGAACGCCTCGCCCGCCCGATCCGTCGCCACGGCGACCAGGTGTTCGCAGACCGCCCGCGGCAGGTGGACCAGCAGGATGCCGTTCTTCAGGCAGTTGGCGCGGAAGATGTCCCCGAAGCTGGGCGCGATCACGCAACGGATGCCGAAATCGGCCAGCGCCCAGGGCGCATGTTCGCGCGAGCTGCCGCAGCCGAAGTTCTCGTAGGCGACCAGGATCCCGGCCTGGCGATAGGCTGGCTGGTTGAGCACGAACTCCGGCCGTTCCCTGCCGCCTTCGTCGTAGCGCGCCTCGGCGAACAGCCGCTTGCCCAACCCCTTCCGGGAGACGGTGGTCATGTAGCGGGCTGGGATGATCTTGTCGGTGTCGACGTGGGTCTGCGGAAACGGGGCGGCGGCGGCCTTGAGGACGGTGAATTTCTGCACGATGGATCGCACTCCGCCCTTGGCGAGCGCGCCCGGGCCAATTAATTAGATTTCTAATGTTTATAGCCTCGGCGGGCCCAACCGCCAAGGCGCAGGGTTCGAGGAGAGGAGCCGGGGATGACCGAAGATGAAATGATGAGCCGCGTGGAATGCCAGTTCATCGGCCGCCCCTCGGCGACCGCGCCGCGCATCCAGGCCGGCGGCCATCCCTGCCAGGGCCTCTACTGGACCCCCGAGGGCAAGCGCCCGAAGGTCGCCCTGATCGCCACCCACTACAACGTCGACTTCGCCGAGCACTACATCGCGCCCTACTTCGCCGAGCGCGGCTACGGCTTCCTGGGCTGGAACACTCGCTATCGCGGCGTCGAGGACCAGTTCCTGCTCGAGCACGCCCTGATCGACATCAGCGTCGGCATGAAGTGGTTGAAGGAAGAAGCCGGGGTCGAGCAGATCATCATCCTGGGCAACTCCGGCGGCGGCTCGCTGATGGGCGCCTACCAGGCGGAAGCCATCGCCCCGACCCTGGCCGACCTGCTCAAGGGCGAAGGCCGCGACGTGCTGGCCAGCCTGCCCGGGGCCGACCTGTATATCTCGCTGAACGCCCACCAGGGCCGTCCGGAGGTGCTGACCGACTGGATGGACGCCTCGGTGGTCGACGAGAATGACCCGGTCGCCACCGACGAAAGCCTGAACCCGTTCAACCCGGACAACGGCCCGCCCTACTCGGCCGAGTTCGTCGAACGCTACCGCGCCGGTCAGCGCGCCCGCAACCAGCGCATCACCGACTGGGCCAAAGCCGAGCTGATCCGCCTGAACGAGGCCGGCATCCCCGACCGCATCTTCCCGATGTTCCGTGTCTGGGGCGACATCCGCTGCATGGACCCGGCGCTGGACCCGTCCGACCGGATCACCCCCCTCTGCTACCGCGGCCATCCGGCGATCGCGAACAAGACGCCCAGCATCGGCCGCGCCAACACCATCAAGACCTGGCTCAACATGTGGAGCCTCGAGACCTCGAAGTGCCAGGGCAAGCCGCACCTGGAGAAGTTCGACCTGCCCGCGCTGGTCGTCCAGGGCAGCGCCGACACCGGCGTGTTCCCGAGCGACGCCCAGAAGATCCACGACTTCATCGGCTCGAAGGACAAGACCCTGCGCATGCTGCCGGGCGCCCACTATTTCGAAGACTCCATGCAGCACCGCGTCACCGCCACGGACGTCATGTGCGAGTGGATCGAGGCGCGCCTCTGAGATTTTCTTGCGACAGAGGGCCGCGCCCGGGTGAACCCCGGGATGCGGCCCTTGCCTGATAATAGTTAGAATGCTAACTTAATTCTCAAGCGGGCCGTCAGTGCGCGCAGAGAATGGGGAGTGATCGACATGGTCGCAGGTCCGACCAGACGCAGCGTGCTATCCGCCGGCGGCCTCGTGGTCGCCGCCTCCACCGCGGCTCCGGCCGCGACCGCCGTCGCGGCGCCGGTTTCGCCGAAGCGCGCGCGCGGACCGCGCGCCCGCCCCCTGAACATCCTGATGATCGTCAACGACCAGGAACGGTCGTTCGCCGACATCCCTTCGGCCATTCCCCTGCCCGCCCACGACTGGCTGCGGGCGCGCGGCGTCTCCTTCGCCAACTACCACGTCAACACCAGCCCCTGCGGTCCGTCGCGGGCGGTGATGTATACGGGCCAGCACACCCAGCGGACGGGCGTCTACGCCAATCCCAACACCCCGCCGATGCCCGAGCTGAAGCCGGACGTCCCGACGATCGGGACCATGCTCCGCCAGCTCGGCTACCACACCTCCTACAAGGGCAAGTGGCACGTCTCGAACGTGACCCTGGGCGAGACCCACGGCCCCGCCGAGGGCATCTTTCCGAACGCCTCCGGCGCGCTCGAGGCCTACGGCTTCTCGGACTACAACTTCGACGGCGAGCGGGTCGGCCTGACCTGGCAGGGCTTCATGGACGACGGCGTGACCGCCGCCGACGCCGTGAACCAGCTGCGGGCCTTCCGCGACGGGGCCGTGGGCGACAAGCCCTGGTTCATGGCGGTCAACTTCATCAATCCGCACGACATCATGTTCTTCGACGCCGTCGGCGACGGCGAGAAGAGCCGCGCGCGGCCGAACCTGATCTCGCCCCTGCTGCCGGCCCCCGGCGATCCGATCTACGACGTCGACTGGAAGCAGCCGCTGCCGCGCAGCTTCCACGATGACCTGACCGACAAGCCCGCCGGCCACGCCGCGATCAACGCCGTGGGTTGGGCCTTCTACGGCAAGCTGCCGCGCAGCAACGAAGCCGCCTGGCGGAACTTCCAGAACTACTACTTCAACTGCATCCGTGACGCGAACCGGCATGTGATGACGGTGCTCAAGGCGCTGGAGCAGAGCGGCCAGCTGGACGACACCATCGTCGTCTTCACCTCCGACCACGGCGAGCGAGCCGGCGCCCACGGCATGCGCCAGAAGGGCGGCACCATCTACAAGGAGGATCTGCGCGTCCCCTTCGTGGTCGTGCACCCCGACGTCAAGGGTGGTTTCTCGACCGACGCCCTGGCCTCGTCGGTGGACATCGTCCCGACCCTGCTTGCGCTGGCCGGCCAGACGGACATCGCCGAGAAGCACCCCCAGCTGAAGGGCGTCGATCTGTCGTCGGCCCTGGCCGGACCGAAGGCCCGCACGGCCCGCGACCAGCGCGGCGTCCTGTTCAACTACGCCATCCGCTACGGCTGGAACGCGCCGGACGCCCCCAGCGGCGACGCCGAGACCCGGCCGCTGCCGCAACCCGACCTGTCGCTGCGCCGCCTGTTCCGGGGCGTGCACGACGGCCGCTACAAGTTCGCGCGCTACTTCGCGCCCGCCCAGCACCATACGCCTACGACCTGGGAACAGCTGCGCGCGCACAACGACCTGGAGCTGTACGACACGCTCAAGGACGCCGACGAACTGAAGAATCTGGCCGCTGGGCCCGATGCACCCCAGGGTGAGATCATGCGCCTCAACGCCATGACCAACGCCCTGATCGCCGCCGAAGTCGGAAAGGACGACGGCTCCGAGTATCCCGGACCCGCGGGACAGTACACGACCCTGACAGCGTAACGACTTTTCAGCGTCGGTGCGCCGGGGCTGGACTACAACGAGGAAACTGATGAAGGCCCAAACCCTCCTTGGCGCCAGTGTGCTGGCGCTCGCCCTGGCGGCTGGCCAAGCCGCCGCCCAAGACCAGCAGGTCACCGTCGAAGAGGTGATCGTCACCGCGACCAAGAAGGCCCAGACCCTTCAGGAAGTGCCGATCTCGCTCGCCGCGGTCACCGGCGAGGTGATCGAGGAACGCGGCATCCGCCAGTTCACCGACCTGCAGGCCTCGGTCCCCAACCTGCAGATCGACCAGACCAACGGCAACTACGCCATCACCATCCGCGGCCTGGGCTCGGGCGCCTCGAACCTGGCG
Coding sequences within:
- the leuC gene encoding 3-isopropylmalate dehydratase large subunit, translating into MSRTLYDKIWDDHVVVEDAGDTLIYVDLHLLHEVSSPQAFDGLAQRGQTVRRPERTLAMADHNVPTEGQSQGLSALVDEDARIQVATLEANAKAHGFQMFAMGDPRNGIVHVVGPEQGRTLPGMTIVCGDSHTSTHGAFGALAHGIGTSEIEHVLASQTLRQKKSRNMRVRIEGQPGFGVTAKDIALAVVAACGGDAGVGHVVEYAGEAVEGLSMEGRMTLCNMTIEAGARAGLVAPDETTFAYLKGRPGAPTGVAWTEAVARWRTLRSDPDARFDREIVVDAAAIAPLVSWGTRPDQSVAVTEVVPDPAALRDGEQRMAAERALTYMGLRPGMAMDGLTIDRVFIGSCTNSRIEDLRAAAEVIGLAGGRVAEGIRALVVPGSGLVKQQAEAEGLDQVFKAAGFEWREPGCSMCVGMNPDKLGPGERCASTSNRNFEGRQGRGGRTHLMSPAMAAAAALAGRIVDVRRYLASPASLAS
- the leuD gene encoding 3-isopropylmalate dehydratase small subunit; translated protein: MQKFTVLKAAAAPFPQTHVDTDKIIPARYMTTVSRKGLGKRLFAEARYDEGGRERPEFVLNQPAYRQAGILVAYENFGCGSSREHAPWALADFGIRCVIAPSFGDIFRANCLKNGILLVHLPRAVCEHLVAVATDRAGEAFAVDLEQRRITLPDGEVVVFEIAAPDREALLTGADEIIRSLRHEDRISAYEARLAGEAR
- a CDS encoding lysophospholipase; this encodes MTEDEMMSRVECQFIGRPSATAPRIQAGGHPCQGLYWTPEGKRPKVALIATHYNVDFAEHYIAPYFAERGYGFLGWNTRYRGVEDQFLLEHALIDISVGMKWLKEEAGVEQIIILGNSGGGSLMGAYQAEAIAPTLADLLKGEGRDVLASLPGADLYISLNAHQGRPEVLTDWMDASVVDENDPVATDESLNPFNPDNGPPYSAEFVERYRAGQRARNQRITDWAKAELIRLNEAGIPDRIFPMFRVWGDIRCMDPALDPSDRITPLCYRGHPAIANKTPSIGRANTIKTWLNMWSLETSKCQGKPHLEKFDLPALVVQGSADTGVFPSDAQKIHDFIGSKDKTLRMLPGAHYFEDSMQHRVTATDVMCEWIEARL
- a CDS encoding sulfatase-like hydrolase/transferase: MVAGPTRRSVLSAGGLVVAASTAAPAATAVAAPVSPKRARGPRARPLNILMIVNDQERSFADIPSAIPLPAHDWLRARGVSFANYHVNTSPCGPSRAVMYTGQHTQRTGVYANPNTPPMPELKPDVPTIGTMLRQLGYHTSYKGKWHVSNVTLGETHGPAEGIFPNASGALEAYGFSDYNFDGERVGLTWQGFMDDGVTAADAVNQLRAFRDGAVGDKPWFMAVNFINPHDIMFFDAVGDGEKSRARPNLISPLLPAPGDPIYDVDWKQPLPRSFHDDLTDKPAGHAAINAVGWAFYGKLPRSNEAAWRNFQNYYFNCIRDANRHVMTVLKALEQSGQLDDTIVVFTSDHGERAGAHGMRQKGGTIYKEDLRVPFVVVHPDVKGGFSTDALASSVDIVPTLLALAGQTDIAEKHPQLKGVDLSSALAGPKARTARDQRGVLFNYAIRYGWNAPDAPSGDAETRPLPQPDLSLRRLFRGVHDGRYKFARYFAPAQHHTPTTWEQLRAHNDLELYDTLKDADELKNLAAGPDAPQGEIMRLNAMTNALIAAEVGKDDGSEYPGPAGQYTTLTA